The following nucleotide sequence is from Geotrypetes seraphini chromosome 10, aGeoSer1.1, whole genome shotgun sequence.
AGGTTCTAGAGGTCTTTGGATCCTTACCTAGGACTGTTGGAATGATGGATAGCAAACAGGTTTATGAAAACATGTATGTGCGTTCGTGGGGAGGAGGTCAGAAAAAGGTTGCACCTTGTTTGGCTCCATGAGGCCTTAACGACAGGCTACCCACCTACCTCAGAAGCAGTCACCACATTTCCATGATAGACTGGCATGACAAGTTCCTCATTTTGGCTATATGCAACCCGTAGAATGATGTATGGAACAAAAAAGGCTCCATTAAACAGGTCACGGTATATTCCATAATGTTCAGCAATTCGCTGCACTTGGTACGGCCCTCTGGTTCTCTCCCACTCTGCTTTCACTTCATCAAGTGGAATCAAccctgaaacagcaataaaaattattttatgataGTTGCAAACTAGTAGAAAACAGCAATCATACAACAAAAATAAGATAAAATAGAATTTTATGTTTAAACCTTCTGAACCCACCCAGCCTAATGACCCCAAACCTTTCCCCTTTGTAGCTGGAACAAGATAATATGCgatttcaacaacaacaaaatatttAGCATCAAGCTGTTAAGAATTTCCATTTCTAATCAACAGCGTGACATGCCTCAGCATAAGTCCCAAGGAGACTGATCTCATATCTCCTTGTTATGTGAATCAAAATTTGAACTTGTCATCCACACACTATCAACAGCTCTTAATTAACTGTATTGTATTAATGTTTTGCATGACAGCAGCCCGAAAAAGTTCCGACACAGTGCAAATCCATCCACTTACTGGCTCACTGATTTTGATTTTTGATAAACTTTACTAAGTTTATCCCAAAGACAATATTacttaattttgtcattaggatgCATACTCTGTGGCGTCAAAAGAATATTCTGTAATGAATTTATTGCAGTGTCCTATGCCAAAAGTAATTTGGAAGAGATTTCAGggcgtcaggtcaaaagcgcgccgggacaaaggcgcgcacagacaattgagcgcagcgcgcaccgctctaaattactgtttttactttacttaatagacatcgcgccgcgttgtgggggatgtgggggattgtaaccccccacattttactgaaaacttcactttttccctgtttttagggaaaaagttcagtttacagtaaaatgtggagggctacaaaccccccataacgccagcgtgatgtctattaagtaaactgggggggttccccaacaaaatcccccgtcggagcccctaaaaactgtaatttagagcggtgcggcggcgcgcgctgcgctcaattgtcggcgcacacttttgtctttcgcgccgttgtctatgaaccgatttcAGGGATAATTGAGGCTATTGCAGCAAGGGAAACTCTGTGGTGCCGATGTGAGTCTCGCAAGAACTGTAGCCAGTCATTCGGAAAGCGGATCGGGCCCAAGCGGGAGTGTATAAAGCTTGGCCCTGACCACTGCACTCGTGTGCCTGCTGCTGGGAAATACAGAGCCGTACGCTGGACCACTAGGCTTGGAAAAAAGTTTGGCGGCGGTGGCGATGacagcagcgggggggggggcttgttttaaaaaaaggtagtgCGGCTGCGGTGCGGGGGGATCTTTTGGAATTGTACGGGGGGGGTGGCGGCGAGCAGTGCTGAAAGCTGGTGCGGCACGGGGGGGTGTTTTGCAATTGTACGGGGGGGCCGGTAGGCGATGTTTAACAAGGTGGTGCGGCTGGtgcatggtgggggagggggtgttgcagCTGTGTGGGGGATTCAAATTTTGCACCTTTGCTTCTATAAGACGCACCGAAatttctacccacttttgggtgggaaaaaagtgcatcttatggagcaaaaaatacggtacataaggTCTCAAGGCAAAGAATCTGTCTGACAGAACGACATGCAACAACCTTCAAACTACCTACATGTCCTGAGACGGGCCGTTCTCTCCAGCTCCGCATTCTGATGATTTTGTTTCATTATCTGTTTGCGTTCCTTCATTACTTTTGACCTCGATGGCCTATAGTATGGTAAACCAATGTCAATCTTCTCCTCTTCATCTAAGGGATGAAACAACAGATGGGAGAAGCATGAAATGTGGCCACATGTAATTGTAAATTCATACTGTAACCCAGTCCACCCTGAAAAAAGATACAAAAACATAAAATTACAACTAGTTCATAACACTGCTATCAAACAGATTACAGGTTCCAAGAAATATGATTATGTGACTCCCCTCCTCAGGCAAGAATATTGGCTCCACCAGATAACTTTCAAAATTCTTTCCCTAATACATAAGACACTTGATTCCGGGATCCCACTCTATCTCTCTCGATATTTAGTTCCATACTCACTCTCCAGAACTTCACAACTGAATCTCCTCAATATACCATCCCTTCACCACATACGCCTTGACTCTGCTTGCTCTAAAATCTTCAGTGTCACTGACCCTTCGCTTTGGAACTCCCTGCCTCGAAAAATCAAATCCCTACAACCTTTTGCTGATTTCCGTAATTCGCTCAAGACCTTTCTTTTTCGCAATGCATACTGAGACTGGTGacactcccctctcccacctctcTTCATATTTCTAGTCAAACAGCTGTAACGACCTGGACGGCAGCACTTTGACACAAGTATCTTGTTTTTCTCCAATGCCTAACTTTCCTATTATTTAATAGAGTTCCTACTCTCTCTTGTGCATCTTCTAATCTGCTTCTTaactcctttttttccccctttataaTTCTATAATTTGCCCACTCTGAGAAGTATTTGTGAACCTCTCTGACAGCTTCAGCCCTGATTGGTATATAATGTTCCGTAATAAAAACTGAAACTTGTTATGAGGTGAACCAGAGGggatttgtttttttgtgtttttttaaaactttataatGGCAACTGTTGAATTCAAGTGCTGGATTGCTATGAACGATTAGTGGTATGGATTAAACTGCAGCTGTGAGGATCCTGCTCTAGATATATCTCTATGGGAAGTACTATGTAATCAATTATCCCACCAGGATAATTTAATTAGCTGTGTGCTAAAAGATTTGTAGAACATTTAGGTCTAAACAGTTATGATTCTATTATATagctggggaaaaaaaatatcTCCTGTGAACAGAGACCTTAACTGGGAAGTGGAGAAATGTGTCATTGTAGCGAGAGAGACTGAAATTTCTACATCAATAAAGCACAAGCCATATGATTGACCTTTAGTTAATCAAACAATTAATTTGTGACAGATTTTTTTATATTAGTCCCCTTTTCAGAGATATCTGTAATGCTGATTTTATTTATACTGATGGCCTGGTAGTTTCCTCCTGCTTCTTTGGGCTTCTAGATCAACTGAGCCTAGCTTCTGCTGGGCTATGGCACCATTTAGAACTCCCTGCTGTTCTTTCCCCATTCCTTCTACGTAAACTACTGTTAGCAGCTCTCAGTCAGAGGCCACAAACTACAGCTTCCGTGGATACATCCACCCGTCTGGCTACTAGGTATCACAATGGCTGGCATTTCCTCCCTCCTGTGGGCTGTAAACATTAATGTAGCAGCAAATTTATGTAtccaaaacagcagcacaaaataTTGCCACCAAACTATCTTGCCTCCACTCCtgccacccccacctccccccgaAAAAAATACCAATCTAACTTAGCCAGTGCAATAATCCTCAGTCAGAACCTGGGACATATGCATCCAGAATACAACCAGTAGGTATCACTGCTGGGCAATGACTGCCACTTTCTTACCCCTTCAATTTCATAGCAAGAAAGATGGAATTGCAAAGAAAATAAATGCTCTGGAATGAAAGTTCAAATATCATAAACAGATCAGGAATCTGCTGCATGCTCTTGTACATACAATGCATTTTTCATTCATgtgaattattttatttaatcaaATTTTGTCAACAGatccaaagtgatttacatacacACATAAGCAACAATACCCATAATCTCCTTGTACTCCaattaataaaagaaaacatGCTTTCAAGCTCTTATGAAAACCCTACAAAGTCCTTTTGGTACAACATTCCAGAACAGCCCTGATTTACAGGCTGTAAAACTCTCCTTGGCAGATCCTCCTGCAACCTTCTCAGCATTTAATCTGGAGCCCTCAAAATGTTAAACGTTATCACCATCAACTTACACTGCATTCTGTGCTCTACAGACAGTGATTGCAAAGAGTacaggagaggggtaacatgatcctTCTTTTTCCCCAGTCATGAGACAGCTGAAATCAGCCTATGGTCCTCTGGGACAAACTCAGGCAGGTACACCAGATTGCAGCAATCCAGGTGAGAGATCACAACAGCCTGGGTACTCATTGCTAAATCCAACAATGAAGAATACATCTGAAGCTGCTGAATCATTCTCAGTTTCTAATGCAACCTTTTTACTGAGGCTGTCATCTGCACATTTATAGTCAAAACCCCAAATCTTTTAGTTACTTTATAGGCCCATCAAATGCCTATCCTATAACCTCTGACTGACGGGATTGGTCCTCCTGCTGCATCACCCTCAATTCCTCCGATTTTGATACATTCACCTGCAACCAGCAGTAAAACTCCCGAAGACAAAAATTTAAAGCACTCGGTTTTTCCTGGCTACCTACCACAACTGGGCAAAGGATTTGGACGCTGTCCATATAAATATAGCTAATAAACACTGCTCACTTTACTAACTCTCCTACTTCTCTCACAAATACTGAATAAAGTTGAGAGACAGAATGGATCTTTGAGGAATCCCCAGCTTCAACTCTCAAGGATATGATTGATATTTATCCAGCACCACAGTTTGTGACTGGCCAGCCACAAAAGAAGCAAAACACTGCCACACAACTCCCTTGATCTAAGGAAAACAACTGCTGCAAAAGTAGCTTATGGCTCACCATATCAAACATGGCTGAAAGAAGCAATAGCAACAACAGTGCcccccctaccctccctcccaatcaatgCAACATCATAAATCAGTGTccctcaaactttttttagctctggcacactaagggctccttttatgaaaccgcattagcggttttagtgtatgcagctttttagcacgcgctaaacccacactacgcggctagaactaacgccagctcaatactggcgttagcgtctagtgcagctggcagtttagcacgcgctattacgcatgttaaagcgctaacacggcttcataaaagaagaCCTAAATGAAGCAAATTTTTTTGTGGcacataattgaaattataaaattttagaacaaacaaaaaattaaatttgagagttattcatttaaagttctttaagctatgtatgggtaattgtaacagtggtgaaactaaagtagacagaATTACTAATCattgtgatggatgtgcttgtttttgagtgcaaactaactcaaaacatggctcaaTAGTTGACAAACAAGCATTTCATCATCTATCATCTGCAGTCTACcatcgatttaatttctgtcagagctgaaaatacaagtttgcaaagataagaagatccaaactgtaacaaagccttgattgctttgttgtttaagttaggataattactgcattaaaactaaaactaaaattacttgccgttaagttttcaagggccaatcacatcaaagaacagGTTTAGAAAGGCTCATGGAATAGAAACAGTTCTGTTGGCAGTTATGAATGATTtttggcagtgtctctcaaactgtgtatcacggcacagtggtgtgccatgagagattccagaattatactttattaaaaaaaaatttccttcgtAAGTGTAcagtacactagaatagatgacatgtacatcttgtacacaagagtctgtcaatgttctGAGTGTCTGCATTCGTAAGGATACAGCCGACCAGACAAGCATCAATTTGCATGGGTCTAATAACTCCCCCATCTCAACTCCATAAATTTCACAAGCTATTCAAAAATGACTTTCTAAGTGATCTTTCCAAAAAATGAGAGATGGGAAGGAAAGTATTTATCAACCAATCATCCTTCTCCTAGTTCCTGGTTGCTTCAGCAAAGGTTAGATAAAAGTCTTGCTTGCACATCCATTTCTTCTGTAGCCACTAGCTTGCACTGTCCCAAGTCTCACATCTAGTCAAATATTTTTAGTTACAGAGAAATTAACTTATAGCTTCCCTCCACCCTCTAGTTTCTGCATACTATACCTTGAGGCTCTGTAAGATATTGCTTGCATGATTTCCACCAGtgggttttcttcctctcttcctctgCTGCCTTAAAGTAGCGAGCATAACTGCGATACTTCTCCAAGGCCTCTAAGTTGCTAACATCAATATCTTCATTGGGCATAGGTCCCAGTGGGGCTACCCGTCTGTAAAGAACAGCTAGAAATAAAGGAGGCTTTGATTAAGAATGATGGACTTGGTAGCCGTATCTTAAACATTTTCTAGTGTGAACAAAAGCTGCTGCGAGGCAAGAGCAAACaagctgaagaaagaagaaaaacaaagctGAACAGAGCTGCATTCCCAATATATGATTGCTGGGACTTTGTTACATTACTCTATACAATTTCCTCacgtcaattaaaaaaaaaaaattataaaatacacataCATGCAAACAGCACAGATAATTCAGTTAGGTTAATGATAACACAGCATAGGTCCCATCTTATAACATGCCTTAACAAGCACAAGTCtaacagcactatagaaattattactgtatatacttgaatataaaccgaattAGTCTTTTTCCCCAAAAGAGgtgaaaaaaaggttgacttgaatataaattgaACTCGCTGCAGTCTCCTGAGGTTACTGTGGGAACTCTCAGCCATTTTAAGTACTGTGACTGCATAGGGCAGGAGCATAGCAGGACAGCTCTTGCCCTGGCTAACTACTGGACCAGCAGGACTTAAGGTAGACCTGAGGAGAAGCCTGCAATGTGTCCATATCTGTTTTATCGCTCCCTcttagaaattccctaacccttgTTTGTCCTAttttatttagattgtaagctctattgagcagggattgtctcttacatgtttaatgtacagtgctgcatacatttCGTAGTAGtaaggctcgaatataaaccgaaacccccttttttttatattcgagtatactaCACAGTACTACTACTAGTAGTATTACAATTATTGATAAACCGCAACACATCCACTATTTGGCGTCTGTGCGGTTACAACCAAGTAACTTATTAGGTATAGGTACTCCAAGTGTTTTGCTCGCATTCGCTTTACACTTGAAACTCTACTCCCGCATGCATTTACCAGAGGTGCCGAAATTTCGGCCCGTCCCCCGTAGAGCCACTCTCACCAAGGGGGCCGCCATCTTCCTCATGACATCTCCACAGGATCTGGTGACGTCATCGTGACTGTCTCGTACAGTGCCTGAACGAAAAATCCGTTTTCCCCTGCAAAGCTCAGCGCTGCgcctctttaaaatttttttttttttacaaccagATAAAGAGATAGATAACGAAGGCCAGGATGGAAGCAAAGGCGGGCCGTAGAAATGGGCCGTAGAAATCGACCCTTAAAACATGCAAAAAGGATATCGAGGACGAGGTTTGGAACACACAAAGAAGCTGCTAGAGCACCAAAACGAGGCTTGGAATACACAGCTAGCCCCCAAATTAGGCTTGGAGCATACACATCCAAAACCAAAAGAGACACCAGGCCCCCAGGAAGCAGGGCGTTGGCGCGAGCAGCCCAACTGGACCCCGTCTTTGGAATGTAGTGTGAATTCGAGCTATACTTCCCCCGTGATTATGCCTACAGTTGTGGTACTGTGAGTTTCTCAATACCATTTTGGCCTTCCCTTTAAGAAGCCGGCGCCTCTGCCCCTTTAAAGTGCTCGAGTCAGCTACACTGCTCATGTGTTTGCTAGGCTAGGGGCTCTCCTCCAGACAAGCGAGGTTACTTCCTGGTGCCGGGGAGGTGAGTGTGGCTTCGTGTAAGCGCTGTCATGGCAACCGAGGATGCGGAGCTGGCGCTTGGTTTCAGCTTGCGCCTGTATTCCGGAAACGGAGGACGGAGGTGGCGGCCCGGCCAGGTTACCTTTTCTAAGGGAGCAAGGGGACCGGGGAAAAGTATTTGCATGGAGGACCTAGGTGGTCCTAGCGGGAGTAGACATGCTTCTCTGTTCTCATCCTTTGAGTCTTAGTACTAGTTAACTAGTAAGTTGACCACAGTTCAGAAAGATGGATCTTGGGGCAGTGTTCTAGTACATATATATCCAGTTCAGTTTCATAGGCTAACTACTGTTCTGCTCTAatgcaataggtatgtcatttTGGACAGTAGGGTATGCTCCCCTTTGAGagccgtgcagaaggaatccattccaggttttcaactcctcctccttctccagaggtCTCTGCTGagttgcccccttcagtttttccttgtgcatgcaagccagaaggtgtctttctgatctaaTTGGTATGTTTCTTTATTGTTTTCGGTATTTTTCACAGTTTTTGCAGCTGTAGGTGCACTAGATCTCCCCAGTGCGGGGGGAGGTAAACTCTGCTTGCACAGAGAAGAAGCAAACTTGGGTCTACAGCCAGCAGGTTAATCCCTCGGGgacctgtttggccagcctgcagaaaactTGTGGAACTTGGGATCCGTATCCCTAGTAGCTTAGCTCGCATACTGAATTGCAGTGGCTTGAGCGTAAGCTCTTAGGCAATCACAAGAGGCTCAGTGTGGCTCTTTAGGATGCTGGCTGAGATTTTGCTGCCTCCTTTTCTGTGTGCAATTCCATGGGGTTAAGAATAAGTCTGACTTTGGTCCAACTGACAGCCCGAAGATTAACAGTAGCACTTTCAGAGCacatgtcacagtgagtaaggctattatagcctatggacAAAATCGGGGGTTCTGAAAAAAgtatttttgaaggtttctgccacATCCTGTggggtcccccacctctaaaatcttgtatttttagtttttaattttagTTAGGTTGGTTTTGAgctgtgggttgttgttttttgcgCTAAAGTGCTGCTGTGGCGGTCATCTTGAATTTCCCAACTTTTTGTTCCAAAGTTCTCCAGATCTGTCAAATCACCTAATTTGCCTTAAaactgtcagggatggagtcctcgTGCTCTTTTACCCCTAATTTGTGCCAGATTTGCGCTGGATAGATGCAGGAAGAAGAGTGCCCTAGTGCCACGTACACGAAGGAGGAGGGAGCATTGGGCTTAGCTTCCTCTTTGGTTTTTAGATCTTATAATCTTTTGGGAGGTCTGTTTACCAGAAAAAATCCCTACCGGAGCCCCAGAACAGCGCCGTACCTAAGAGTAAGAGTGTGGAAGCCGCGGAATCCAAGAGATGTAAGATGGAGTTACCTAAAGGGGACTCGGCGATGCCTGGATAGTTGTGGAAAACAGCTCAGACTTAAAAATATATactgggtatagatagaggggtactatacaaggtacttcaggattagggcttaaacaattcaggtggtgggaacttacacctggacctggagggccgccgcaggagtgggctgctgagcacgatggacccctggtctgacccagcagaggcgatacttatgttcttatcaagtaATCACTCTCTTTAGAAGCTAGAGAGAAGGAAAATAGAAAAGGGGTAGAGTTGAAGGATGGTAAGAGAATAAGCAGGGTTCTTGATAAAACTCTCAATCCTTACACCCCATCAAGAACACTACGCTCAAACTCACAAAATCTCTTAGTAATTCCTTCAATCCGCCAAATAGTGTATGATACAACATGTAAAACGATCTTTTCTGTCGTGACTCCTGAATGATGGAATGCCCTGCCTCAAGACCTCAGACTAGACTCTTCCCTGCTAAACTTTAAAATTAAACTCAAAACATTCTTATTCAAGGATGCAGTTTGTAGTGGTTAATTTTGATTTTCATAAAGTGTTAGTACCTAAAATTCATATCTTGGGCAGTTAAACATGTAAATCATCCTCTCCTCTAGCTACTTCCCAAGTAGTTTTTTATTAGTAGCTGAGAAGTGTGTGTATATTGCTTCCACCCCATCACTGCCATGACCACACTTTCAGCTTTCAAAATACTTGACCTAACTTATAACCATATGCCTTTTTTCAGGTCTGGTTGTAAAATATTGCCATAAAGGcaactctttattttatttacatttttatatCACAGATCTGATTTTCTCCCTGCGGTTCACATTACTAATGAAAACAATTTACAAAATAACcctgcttttacaaagctgcggtagtggcAAATGTTCTAATGCCCATtatgaggagccactgaaaagttttcagcccagccaagaagagaatgatgtggagccatgaaacttgcaagttattccacacttttcttgacacttttcatttaatttcatattACTGAAAcaaaagtttcatggctccacatcattctcttcttggttgggttgagaacttttcagcggtttCTTGCAAAGCCATATGGGCATCGGTGTAATTACTGCAGAAGCagctgctactgtggctttgtaaaaggagcccatagttaacaTCACAGACTAGCTCAACACACCCTCCCACCTACATTTAACCTTAAGTACCTTCaaatacaaaaattttaaatCTCAAACCTAGCCAAATCAATTTCATTGTAAAGTTTcttaggaagggagttccacaacaGAGGGACCCCTCACTGTGAAAGCCCTCTTCCTGTATCTCACAAATTGTACTTCCTTTACAGTAGGAACATACAAAAAGTTGTTATAGCCATTTTGGTCACAGTTTGTATGATAGCTCCTTATCCCTGAGGttaagtagcatggaattttgctatttggggggggggggggactctgccagatacttgtgacctggactaactactgttggaaataggatattggATTAGAAGGACccgtggtctgacccagtatgccaattcttatgttcttgagtaGTTCAGCTAAAAGAGAGACATACAGTCTGCCTATCAGTTAAGTCTGTCATTTGAATTGGCTTTCAGGGAGAAGTCTGCTTCTTCATTACATAAAAATTAAGACAGATGTGATTACCAATTGTATAAAAGTGGGATACTCAAGAAAGTAAAACCTGAGATGATCCAGTAGATCCAAGAAGAGGGGAAAGTCTACGGGAACCAGACAATGGTAAGGAAATTATTCCGGAGCTGGGTTTATACACAAGATATTGAAATGGGCTTGCACTGATTAATTTTGCAAGGAAAGTTGGTAGGGGCCAATGAAAAAGTAGAAGGATTTATGCATGTTTGACCTCTATCTCAACTGGAAGCAGTTGGCCTGAAGGTTATAGCTTTTACCAGCTATTAGCCTAATTTACAAACATATTCTCACTTTCTgctgataataaaatcatttccaaAAGTGAAAGCATGAGCTATTTGTtcatgtagatttttttttttcctttctttaatttttattttaggaAATAAACCCCAAAACTCACTAATATGCCAAAATTCAAAAACTAGTGCTATACACCTTATTAAATAACAACCCCCCCATGAACACAACCTCAGATCTTCCACCCCATACTAAAATCCCAACAATCCAATACCAATTCTAGATTTTCTCCTCTTTCGTCTTCCATGTAGCAACACTGGGCAAATCCCTACCTATGACCTGCACTTGCTCTAAGGACACCTGCGATGCTGTTGGGTAGAGGGTAAAAAGGAACTGGGTAACGAGGGGGAGATGGGGGTATGATAACATAAAGTGGAGTATGATGTGTGTATAATAATTCTATTATTATTGTACTGTACACCACTTTGAGTTTATGAGAATTTTAAATGGATATATTTTGGGGCTGAAAAATGCCCTCTTTTTTTCATATGAGCAAGTATTCATACACAAAAGAGTGTCAACTCTCAAGGGTTTAATTTTGAAATCCCATATGTGATTTACAGCATGGACTTTGTTATAGTGCAGAGTTCATGTGTACTTTGTATCCACAGTTCCAGGATGAGCAGAACACCTGCTTAGAGGTAGTATCTTCCTTTACTGGCTGGCCAGCACAAACTATTCAGAGGGAAATTTCACAGGGGCTTTTCTTTTACAAATTCACTGGCAGACATGAGTACATTTGCTTAGAAGCTGCAAGTTCTAAACATTGTCCCCTTCGTGCTTAGTACCTCTTGTGAATTAGAAGTGACCTTGTAAGCACTGAGCTACAGGCTCGCAAAATAAACCAGTTAAAGGCAATTCAGCTTTAGGAAGAACTGGTAGCTTTCCTTTTAGCTAGGATGCAAAGTTGTTATTTTTAAATGATATTTTCTTTAGATTTGGTGCTTATTGAGAGCTTTCAGGTCTTTGTAGAGTGCTTAGCTGAAAAGAGTGATGGGTTAGCTCAAAGGAGGAGCCACATCTCAGTCACATAAAGGGTAATTTACAAAACAATCAAGACTGCTCTATTTAAAAATGTTGTTGTTTACTTTTTCAATATTTCTTCAGGCACCGAAAATTAAGAAAGGACTAAAAGGTAGAGTATTATTGACTGCTTAGTGTTTTTCAATTTATCTTTTTCTCTCCTCTTTCCacttacacttctccttccgtatttgtggtttcagcattcacggtttcgattattcacggtttttagcttgctggctcctccccccaaattacatcagcttgcatagagaaatcgctgattccaagcgtttacagagaaaatcactgattcccagcactttctttaccgtgttttgcctctccttcaggaacaggccaggtctcccaccatgttattcacggtttcaccatattcacaatggtttttaatagaaaacagcgaataacatatgaaaaagttatttgcggtttttctgtatttgcggttctgttaatcccctatcacagcaaatatggagggagaagtgtaattgttGATCTTTCTGTATCCTTGTTGGTCCTTCCTCATACACCCCCCGGTACAGTGTAATATAAACA
It contains:
- the MRPL38 gene encoding 39S ribosomal protein L38, mitochondrial isoform X1, which codes for MRKMAAPLVRVALRGTGRNFGTSAVLYRRVAPLGPMPNEDIDVSNLEALEKYRSYARYFKAAEEERKKTHWWKSCKQYLTEPQDEEEKIDIGLPYYRPSRSKVMKERKQIMKQNHQNAELERTARLRTWLIPLDEVKAEWERTRGPYQVQRIAEHYGIYRDLFNGAFFVPYIILRVAYSQNEELVMPVYHGNVVTASEASSPPRVMYEAEEGSLWTLLLTNPDGHLRETEAEYVHWLVGNIPGNQVASGEEVCHYFPPFPAKGTGYHRHIFILFKQNRPIDFGTDLRPVPCHSLKMRTFKTIDFYRKHEDHMTPAGLAFFQCKWEASVTQVYHHLLDMKEPVFEFERPPVYHPPQKKYPHLQPLRYLDRYRDSDEPTYGIY